In a genomic window of Gossypium arboreum isolate Shixiya-1 chromosome 7, ASM2569848v2, whole genome shotgun sequence:
- the LOC108480942 gene encoding uncharacterized protein LOC108480942 produces the protein MKMAISLVLSRLILFLTLTYFAAVSSSTTTSTTLKRHSGFLYSRTREKCTPQFWSSRREAWPRMVPQGSTVSNVFGSRASERYRSDMTLLESRAVNEEGNVFNELLKQASAALLNSYARKGFPYSAWEVKTLMIQGLVSEHAAARLTRRFSVANDACI, from the exons ATGAAAATGGCTATATCTCTTGTACTGAGTCGACTCATTCTCTTCCTCACTCTCACCTACTTTGCAGCCGTCTCATCATCTACTACGACCTCAACAACTCTAAAACGGCACTCTGGGTTTCTCTACTCTAGAACCCGAGAAAAATGCACTCCTCA GTTCTGGAGCAGCAGGAGAGAGGCGTGGCCAAGGATGGTCCCACAGGGATCAACGGTATCGAACGTGTTCGGGTCGAGAGCGAGTGAGCGGTACAGATCGGATATGACATTGTTGGAATCAAGGGCTGTGAATGAAGAAGGGAACGTGTTCAATGAGCTGCTGAAGCAGGCGAGTGCTGCATTGCTGAACTCGTATGCGAGGAAAGGGTTCCCTTACTCGGCATGGGAAGTGAAGACTCTGATGATTCAAGGGTTGGTCTCGGAACATGCCGCAGCACGCCTAACCAGACGCTTTTCCGTTGCCAATGATGCTTGTATTTAG
- the LOC108487119 gene encoding uncharacterized protein LOC108487119 — protein MSCFSIRFPPAKKAWKSFTSKLQTRLHKLHKSKAFKKPKNNGKKLQKAASKTTRPSLFLGQRLQLKSSRRRHALPFGYQRYDLSVNKAAAPVYIDKLFKDAPVSGVVEYIHQQPLEKNKKKLIDEAAEAGTSNEGEKQGDDKLESVGLLSPMLYGIDARAEEFIASFRAEMERQEIIARNL, from the coding sequence ATGTCTTGCTTCAGCATAAGGTTTCCTCCAGCCAAGAAGGCATGGAAAAGTTTTACTTCAAAACTTCAAACCAGACTACACAAGCTTCACAAATCCAAAGCTTTCAAAAAACCCAAGAATAATGGGAAGAAGCTACAAAAAGCTGCTTCCAAAACTACAAGGCCTTCATTGTTCTTAGGGCAACGCCTTCAGCTTAAGAGCAGCCGGCGACGTCATGCTCTTCCTTTTGGGTACCAACGGTACGACCTCTCCGTCAATAAAGCGGCGGCACCGGTTTACATAGATAAGCTGTTTAAAGATGCGCCGGTGAGTGGAGTGGTAGAGTATATTCATCAGCAGCCATTAGAGAAGAACAAGAAGAAACTCATTGATGAAGCTGCAGAGGCTGGAACAAGCAATGAAGGAGAAAAGCAGGGAGATGATAAGTTGGAGTCGGTAGGATTGCTATCGCCTATGCTGTACGGAATAGATGCAAGAGCTGAGGAATTCATTGCAAGTTTCCGAGCAGAAATGGAGCGTCAGGAAATTATAGCACGTAATTTGTAG